A genome region from Acidobacteriota bacterium includes the following:
- a CDS encoding ABC transporter permease, protein MPVDSSTPNTPPPSDAGAKRSRPSKIWVLAKREYATRIKSKGFWIATLVLPLFMAAMFIVPGLVISKTRSQQTAVIVDETGQVAEGVISRLQDQQDDDQNATLSLAEEAPAADRQAQVAALDQRVLDGDLDAWIWVSEAGLEEDTFEYHAESVSNLFTQSVIERAVSAEVRSLRLTEAGLDAERIRELSRGVDIQTVRVSAEGSREETGFAGFILAYGMFFLLYLILLIWGQQVLTGVLEEKSSRIVEVIVSSATPRELMMGKLTGIGLAGLTQLGTWLVTMTVLTAPGIATALATLPEGFNLPTLSPVVAVFFALFFLLGFFVYSSIYAAVGSAFNNLQEAQQLAAVPMAFIIAPVMVVMPVINDPDGALATISSLIPIFTPMLMPVRIAVKMPPAWEIALSLLLTTAFVFFMVWLCGRIYRVGILMHGKKPTLREIWRWVRYA, encoded by the coding sequence ATGCCGGTTGATTCCTCCACCCCGAACACCCCGCCGCCGTCGGACGCCGGCGCCAAGCGCTCCCGGCCGTCGAAGATCTGGGTGCTCGCCAAGCGCGAGTACGCCACCCGCATCAAGTCCAAGGGCTTCTGGATCGCCACCCTCGTGCTGCCGCTGTTCATGGCGGCGATGTTCATCGTGCCGGGGTTGGTCATCTCCAAGACCCGCTCCCAGCAGACGGCGGTGATCGTGGACGAGACCGGCCAGGTGGCCGAAGGGGTGATCTCGCGCCTCCAAGACCAGCAGGACGACGACCAGAACGCCACCCTCTCGCTGGCGGAAGAGGCGCCGGCGGCGGACCGCCAAGCCCAGGTGGCGGCTCTCGACCAGCGGGTGCTCGACGGCGACCTCGACGCCTGGATCTGGGTGTCCGAAGCGGGCCTCGAAGAGGACACCTTCGAGTACCACGCCGAGAGCGTTTCGAACCTCTTCACCCAGAGTGTCATCGAGCGCGCCGTCTCGGCGGAAGTGCGCTCCCTGCGCCTCACCGAAGCGGGCCTCGATGCCGAGCGCATCCGCGAACTGTCCCGCGGCGTGGACATCCAAACGGTGCGGGTGTCCGCCGAGGGCAGCCGCGAGGAAACCGGCTTCGCCGGCTTCATCCTGGCCTACGGCATGTTCTTCCTGCTCTACCTGATCCTGCTGATCTGGGGCCAGCAGGTGCTGACCGGCGTGCTCGAAGAAAAGAGTTCCCGCATCGTCGAGGTGATCGTCTCCTCGGCCACCCCGCGGGAGTTGATGATGGGCAAGCTCACCGGCATCGGTCTGGCCGGCCTCACCCAGCTCGGCACCTGGCTGGTGACCATGACGGTGCTCACCGCTCCGGGCATCGCCACCGCCCTCGCCACCCTGCCGGAGGGCTTCAACCTGCCCACCCTGAGCCCCGTCGTGGCGGTGTTCTTCGCCCTCTTCTTCCTGCTGGGATTCTTCGTCTACTCCTCCATCTACGCCGCCGTTGGCTCCGCCTTCAACAACCTGCAGGAAGCCCAACAGCTCGCCGCCGTGCCGATGGCCTTCATCATCGCCCCGGTGATGGTGGTGATGCCGGTGATCAACGATCCGGACGGCGCCCTGGCGACCATCAGCTCCTTGATCCCCATCTTCACCCCCATGCTCATGCCCGTGCGCATCGCGGTGAAAATGCCCCCGGCGTGGGAAATCGCCCTATCCCTCCTCCTCACCACCGCCTTCGTCTTCTTCATGGTCTGGCTCTGCGGCCGCATCTACCGGGTGGGGATCCTCATGCACGGCAAAAAGCCGACCCTGCGAGAGATCTGGCGGTGGGTGCGGTATGCGTGA
- a CDS encoding ATP-binding cassette domain-containing protein encodes MTPTLELRQLRKAYRDVVAVDSVSLSVPPGKIYGLLGPNGAGKTTTIRMIMDIIAPDQGEILFEGRQRTRKDLERIGYLPEERGLYRKMTVLDHLAFLGELNGIRHAEGLERGQRWLDRLELGEWGKKKVEELSKGMQQKVQIAGTLLHEPAMVILDEPFSGLDPINQGLFKDLLAEFKQEGRTVVFSTHVMEQAEKLCDHICLISHGRTILSGPLAELKREIGGNTYRLKAAGDLDRLAEVPGIDQVIGGDGEAKLILEPEASGADVLGAVVQFLTVHEFRNEEPELADIFVKAVRDAG; translated from the coding sequence GGAGCTGCGCCAATTGCGGAAGGCCTATCGCGACGTGGTCGCGGTGGATTCCGTATCCCTCTCCGTGCCGCCGGGCAAGATCTACGGCCTGCTCGGTCCGAACGGTGCCGGCAAGACCACCACCATCCGCATGATCATGGACATCATCGCGCCGGACCAGGGCGAGATTCTCTTCGAGGGCCGGCAGCGCACTCGCAAGGACCTGGAGCGCATCGGCTACCTGCCGGAAGAGCGCGGCCTCTACCGCAAGATGACGGTGCTGGACCACCTCGCCTTCCTCGGCGAGCTGAACGGCATCCGCCACGCCGAAGGCCTCGAACGCGGCCAGCGCTGGCTCGATCGCCTGGAGCTGGGCGAGTGGGGCAAGAAGAAGGTCGAAGAGCTGTCCAAGGGCATGCAGCAGAAGGTGCAGATCGCTGGCACCTTGCTCCACGAACCGGCGATGGTCATTCTCGACGAGCCCTTCTCTGGCCTCGACCCGATCAACCAGGGGTTGTTCAAGGACCTGCTGGCGGAATTCAAACAGGAGGGCCGCACGGTGGTCTTCTCGACCCACGTGATGGAGCAGGCGGAGAAGCTCTGCGACCACATCTGCCTGATCTCCCACGGCCGAACCATCCTCTCCGGCCCGTTGGCGGAGCTCAAGCGCGAGATCGGCGGCAACACCTATCGCCTGAAAGCCGCCGGCGACCTCGACCGCCTGGCCGAGGTGCCGGGCATCGACCAGGTAATCGGCGGCGACGGCGAGGCCAAGCTGATTCTCGAACCGGAGGCCAGCGGTGCCGACGTGCTAGGGGCGGTGGTCCAGTTCCTCACCGTCCACGAGTTCCGGAACGAAGAGCCGGAGCTGGCGGACATCTTCGTAAAGGCGGTGCGCGATGCCGGTTGA
- a CDS encoding PKD domain-containing protein: MNQQRLIVGCAIVILTVVGATPASAFEWIEECRNRVVWDTNTINMNVSAVDFPVGSQQRAAVERMRTAWNAESPGTNFTINYTFVANDNFVIGDGVNNIAIATAAEWNALGLPADVLAAAFPRYSRNNCPWLWGADPDIIEKDVIFNPTPDGNVWDFQINPPPPHPQGPFVLAIVGIHEFGHVFGADHENDVMSTLDEFYEDGGVIGNFNEIQPHADDTLAVRAGYGTAGTARDLAASAFQSRAGFPGESQPIPAPATAARNQPVNIRFTIENRGTTNQNSVRVEFFASTNRFITTGDTFLGAANFSLNAGALGTFNVAMTIPATLAAGNYHLGWIIDSPNSIAEVDEGNNGVGLVDQTTVTANSAPTACCTASPVFGTAPLNASFDASCSNDPDGGALTYTWDFDDGGTGTGQTTSHWFQDPGLYFVEVTVQEPGGLTDTSDCEVEVTCEDEGECDV, translated from the coding sequence ATGAACCAGCAACGTCTCATCGTAGGCTGCGCGATCGTCATTCTCACCGTCGTCGGAGCCACCCCGGCCAGCGCCTTCGAGTGGATCGAAGAGTGCCGCAACCGAGTGGTTTGGGATACCAACACCATCAACATGAACGTTTCCGCTGTCGACTTTCCGGTGGGTTCACAACAACGTGCGGCCGTGGAACGAATGCGGACGGCCTGGAACGCTGAATCCCCCGGCACCAACTTCACGATCAACTACACCTTTGTGGCGAACGACAACTTCGTTATCGGCGACGGCGTCAACAACATCGCGATCGCGACCGCGGCAGAGTGGAACGCTCTCGGTCTACCGGCTGACGTCTTGGCGGCAGCCTTCCCTCGGTACTCCCGAAACAACTGCCCGTGGCTATGGGGTGCGGATCCGGACATCATCGAAAAGGACGTCATCTTCAACCCGACACCCGACGGCAATGTTTGGGATTTCCAGATCAACCCGCCGCCGCCGCACCCACAAGGGCCGTTTGTCCTGGCGATCGTGGGTATCCACGAGTTCGGTCACGTGTTTGGCGCCGATCACGAGAATGACGTCATGAGCACACTGGATGAGTTCTACGAAGACGGCGGCGTCATCGGCAACTTCAACGAAATCCAGCCCCACGCCGACGACACCCTCGCGGTGCGCGCCGGCTACGGTACCGCGGGCACCGCCCGAGACCTTGCCGCATCGGCCTTTCAAAGCCGTGCGGGATTTCCGGGGGAATCGCAACCGATTCCGGCTCCGGCCACGGCAGCGCGCAATCAGCCCGTCAACATTCGCTTCACCATCGAGAATCGCGGCACTACCAACCAGAACTCCGTAAGAGTTGAGTTCTTCGCCTCGACCAATCGGTTCATCACCACCGGTGACACGTTCCTCGGCGCGGCCAACTTCTCGCTCAACGCCGGCGCCCTAGGAACCTTCAACGTCGCGATGACCATCCCGGCCACCCTGGCGGCGGGCAACTACCATTTGGGCTGGATCATCGACTCGCCCAATTCCATCGCCGAAGTGGACGAAGGCAACAACGGCGTCGGTTTGGTGGATCAGACGACGGTCACCGCCAACTCGGCCCCGACGGCCTGCTGTACGGCTTCGCCGGTGTTCGGCACCGCACCGCTGAACGCCTCCTTCGACGCATCCTGCTCCAACGACCCGGACGGAGGCGCCCTGACCTACACCTGGGACTTCGATGACGGCGGCACCGGCACCGGTCAGACGACCAGTCATTGGTTCCAGGATCCGGGTCTCTACTTCGTGGAGGTGACCGTCCAGGAGCCCGGCGGCCTGACCGACACGTCAGACTGCGAGGTCGAAGTCACCTGCGAAGACGAGGGGGAGTGCGACGTTTAG
- a CDS encoding PKD domain-containing protein — MSKSRLIVGCSALVLAATVAAPTSAFEWVQECRNRVVWDGTNLNMEVSAADFPVGSPQLAALEQMRTAWNLESPGSRFRFNYTFVANDNVVAGDGRSSVVIATPDQWNDWGLNQPGNFILGFANPIYSRNNCPWLWGAQPRIVEQDVLFNPAPNNGWDFRPNPPPGGIFAPTVFAIVGMHEFGHVFGAAHENDVMGTMDAIYPDGGVIGNFNEIQPHADDTLAVRAGYGTSGTFRDVAASAYQRIGVGNSAIIPAPATAARNQRIAIPFTIENRGTTNQNSVRVEFFLSTDRFITTADRLLGSATFSMNAGTLSTLNVFMTIPATTPAGLYHLGWIVDANNAIGETDEGNNGVGLVGRTNITANAQPNACCTVTPQFGSAPLRAAISGACSNDPDGGALTYTWNFGDGTTGTGQSVNHWYTESGSYLIQLTVREPGGLTDNATCWVDVFCEGNGPFGDECFE; from the coding sequence ATGAGCAAGTCGCGGCTGATCGTCGGTTGCTCAGCTCTCGTCCTCGCCGCCACCGTCGCGGCTCCAACAAGCGCCTTCGAGTGGGTCCAAGAATGTCGGAACCGCGTGGTGTGGGACGGCACCAACCTCAACATGGAAGTATCCGCCGCCGACTTCCCGGTCGGCTCGCCGCAACTGGCGGCTCTGGAGCAGATGCGCACCGCCTGGAATCTGGAATCCCCGGGTTCGCGCTTTCGCTTCAACTACACCTTCGTGGCTAACGACAACGTGGTCGCCGGCGACGGACGCAGCAGCGTGGTCATCGCCACACCGGACCAGTGGAACGACTGGGGACTGAACCAGCCAGGAAACTTCATTCTAGGGTTCGCAAATCCCATCTATTCCAGGAACAACTGTCCTTGGCTGTGGGGAGCGCAACCGCGGATCGTTGAGCAGGACGTACTGTTCAACCCCGCTCCCAACAACGGCTGGGACTTTCGCCCCAATCCTCCGCCCGGAGGAATTTTCGCCCCCACGGTCTTCGCCATCGTCGGCATGCACGAATTCGGTCACGTCTTCGGTGCGGCTCACGAGAACGATGTGATGGGCACGATGGACGCCATCTACCCGGACGGCGGAGTGATCGGAAACTTCAACGAGATCCAGCCCCACGCCGACGACACCCTCGCAGTGCGCGCCGGCTATGGCACTTCGGGTACGTTCCGCGATGTGGCGGCCTCCGCCTATCAGCGCATCGGCGTCGGTAACTCGGCCATCATTCCGGCCCCTGCCACGGCAGCGCGCAACCAGCGCATCGCCATTCCCTTCACCATCGAGAACCGCGGCACCACCAACCAGAACTCGGTGCGGGTGGAATTCTTCTTGTCCACGGACCGCTTCATCACCACCGCGGACCGCCTACTCGGGTCCGCGACCTTCTCGATGAACGCCGGTACTCTCTCGACCCTCAACGTCTTCATGACCATCCCCGCTACCACGCCAGCCGGCCTTTACCACCTGGGGTGGATCGTCGATGCGAACAACGCCATCGGCGAAACGGACGAAGGCAACAACGGGGTGGGTCTGGTCGGCCGGACGAACATCACCGCCAACGCCCAGCCCAACGCCTGCTGCACCGTCACGCCGCAGTTTGGTTCGGCACCGCTGCGGGCGGCGATCAGCGGCGCCTGTTCCAACGATCCGGACGGCGGCGCCCTCACCTACACCTGGAACTTTGGAGACGGCACCACCGGGACCGGCCAATCGGTGAACCACTGGTACACCGAAAGCGGTTCCTACCTCATCCAGTTGACCGTCCGTGAACCCGGAGGCCTCACCGATAACGCCACCTGCTGGGTCGACGTGTTCTGCGAAGGCAACGGACCCTTCGGGGATGAATGTTTTGAGTAG
- a CDS encoding XRE family transcriptional regulator produces MPVTPKELSRRIRTAREACGLTQEQVAQDLGVSRSAVAQIERGKRSVSSLELDRFAHLFGRDIRDFVADSFDETDSLAALFRAQPAVLEEPSVADALRDCVAIGREISNLEELLGIERSAGVVASYQLRAPSTRWEAIRQGEVLAKEERRRLGLGAGALPDLAELLETEGVRTGVVDLPDDVSGLTLNDKEHGLFVIANRSHHVLRRRFSFAHEYAHVLADRDRFGLISRSSERSNLIEVRANAFGASFLMPEEGVREFLSSLGKGRPSRPSSEVFDEADSVKVEGRMAPGSQAVQLYDVVQLAAHFGVSRIAALYRLRNLNLINEAEFDDLRTLDDAGRGRQLSQALGLPEPDHEEARNWFRHRFLGLALEAFRREEISRGKLEELVLVLGVSREELERLLEEAGLVEQIAEGIPER; encoded by the coding sequence ATGCCGGTCACGCCCAAAGAGCTCAGTCGACGGATTCGAACCGCGCGGGAAGCATGTGGGCTGACGCAGGAGCAGGTGGCTCAGGATCTCGGGGTTTCGAGGTCGGCTGTAGCCCAGATCGAGAGAGGAAAGCGCTCGGTCTCCAGCCTTGAGCTGGACCGGTTTGCTCACCTGTTTGGCCGCGACATTCGTGATTTCGTAGCGGACTCATTCGACGAAACCGATTCTCTTGCGGCTCTTTTCCGCGCACAGCCGGCGGTGCTGGAGGAGCCATCCGTGGCGGATGCACTTCGAGACTGCGTAGCGATAGGAAGAGAGATCAGCAACCTAGAGGAGCTGCTCGGAATCGAACGATCAGCTGGAGTGGTCGCCAGTTACCAGCTGCGGGCCCCGAGCACTCGCTGGGAAGCGATTCGACAAGGTGAGGTACTGGCTAAGGAGGAACGTCGGCGCCTAGGCCTAGGCGCTGGTGCTCTGCCGGACCTGGCCGAACTCCTCGAAACGGAAGGCGTACGCACCGGGGTCGTTGATCTTCCAGACGACGTGTCGGGCTTGACGCTCAACGACAAAGAACACGGCCTCTTCGTGATTGCGAACCGCTCGCATCACGTTCTCCGCCGGCGTTTCTCCTTTGCACACGAGTACGCTCATGTGCTCGCGGATCGAGATCGTTTCGGGCTCATCAGCCGCTCGTCGGAACGCAGCAATCTGATCGAGGTTCGCGCCAACGCTTTCGGCGCAAGCTTCCTTATGCCCGAAGAGGGTGTGCGGGAGTTTCTCAGCAGCCTTGGAAAGGGAAGGCCAAGTCGTCCCTCGTCTGAGGTCTTTGACGAAGCGGATAGCGTCAAGGTTGAAGGGCGAATGGCGCCTGGCAGCCAGGCAGTACAGCTCTACGATGTTGTCCAGCTTGCCGCCCACTTCGGGGTGAGTCGCATTGCGGCGCTATACAGGCTGCGTAACCTGAACCTGATCAACGAAGCCGAGTTCGATGATCTGCGGACCTTAGATGACGCTGGAAGAGGGCGACAGCTCTCCCAGGCGCTTGGTTTGCCGGAACCCGATCACGAGGAGGCGCGGAATTGGTTCCGGCATCGTTTCCTGGGCCTTGCACTCGAGGCCTTCCGCCGTGAGGAGATCTCGCGCGGGAAGCTGGAGGAACTCGTATTGGTGCTTGGTGTTTCCAGAGAAGAGCTCGAGCGACTCCTCGAAGAAGCTGGCCTTGTCGAGCAGATCGCCGAGGGAATTCCGGAGCGATGA
- a CDS encoding sigma-70 family RNA polymerase sigma factor, translating into MLRLGLLRAGGGRCRLIAGPLPKDENTVNPNPQTPPDEASWQPFVAGLRRFVAGRVPALDAEDVAQEVLLRLHQRAHTLRDTARAEAWVYGVARRVIADHYRARKVPLSEGEDLERLELPLPADAPSLASFEGDHSVHEEVLTWLRPLAEELPEKYRRALVLADFEGRTQREVAAELGLSLSGAKSRVQRARSMLGDALARCCQVEMGPDGRAVDFLRRECAC; encoded by the coding sequence ATGTTGCGCCTCGGACTGCTGCGCGCCGGCGGAGGCCGGTGCCGCTTGATTGCGGGCCCGCTCCCCAAGGACGAAAACACCGTGAATCCCAATCCGCAGACTCCGCCCGATGAAGCGAGCTGGCAGCCCTTCGTGGCGGGTCTGCGGAGATTCGTGGCCGGGAGGGTTCCGGCGTTGGATGCCGAGGATGTCGCGCAGGAGGTATTGCTGCGCCTACACCAGCGGGCGCACACCCTGCGCGACACCGCGCGCGCCGAAGCCTGGGTCTACGGCGTCGCCCGGCGGGTGATTGCGGACCACTATCGAGCCCGCAAGGTGCCGCTGAGCGAAGGAGAAGACCTCGAACGCCTGGAGCTTCCTCTGCCCGCCGACGCACCCTCCCTGGCCTCCTTCGAAGGCGATCACAGCGTCCACGAAGAGGTCCTGACCTGGCTGCGCCCGCTGGCCGAGGAACTGCCGGAGAAATACCGCCGCGCATTGGTCCTGGCGGACTTCGAGGGCCGCACCCAACGCGAAGTCGCCGCCGAGCTGGGATTGTCTCTCTCCGGCGCCAAGTCGCGGGTCCAACGCGCCAGATCCATGCTCGGCGATGCCCTCGCCCGCTGCTGCCAGGTGGAAATGGGGCCGGACGGACGAGCGGTCGATTTCCTGCGCCGCGAGTGTGCCTGCTGA
- a CDS encoding SRPBCC domain-containing protein codes for MSTRAHIHEEAFPVSPEDLFALLITPSAIRGWWGAARVLVVPEEGGVWAAAWGDDEDAPDYLTTSTLEVFDPPRKLVFGNYQYRSKDGPLPFEADFVTTFEVEPHADGASLRVTQDGFPAGPEGDDFYAGCDTGWRETFGGIRRFLGES; via the coding sequence ATGAGCACCCGAGCCCACATCCACGAAGAAGCCTTCCCGGTCTCCCCCGAGGACCTTTTCGCCCTGCTCATCACCCCCAGCGCCATCCGCGGCTGGTGGGGCGCGGCGCGAGTGCTCGTCGTGCCCGAAGAGGGCGGAGTCTGGGCGGCGGCCTGGGGGGACGACGAAGACGCTCCGGACTACCTCACCACCTCCACCCTCGAAGTCTTCGACCCGCCCCGGAAACTCGTCTTCGGCAACTATCAGTACCGCTCCAAGGACGGCCCGCTGCCCTTCGAGGCGGACTTCGTCACCACCTTCGAAGTCGAGCCCCACGCCGACGGTGCCTCCTTGAGGGTGACCCAAGACGGCTTCCCCGCCGGTCCGGAGGGGGACGATTTCTACGCCGGCTGCGACACCGGTTGGCGGGAGACCTTCGGGGGGATTCGGAGGTTCTTGGGAGAAAGCTAG
- a CDS encoding ArsI/CadI family heavy metal resistance metalloenzyme: MKRLHVMLQVEDLDHSVRFYSTLFSAEPTVREDDYAKWMLDDPRVNFSLSDHGERKGVEHLGIQAETPEELEELRERIGRTGASTLDEGETTCCYHHSDKLWVTDGQGVSWEAFYTSGRADSYSAPQDAGREDGCCASDCCAPAEAGAA; this comes from the coding sequence ATGAAGCGACTTCACGTGATGCTACAAGTCGAAGACCTCGATCACTCCGTCCGGTTCTACTCGACGCTGTTCAGCGCGGAACCGACGGTGCGGGAAGACGACTACGCCAAGTGGATGTTGGACGATCCGCGGGTGAACTTCAGTTTGTCGGACCATGGCGAGCGCAAGGGCGTCGAGCACCTCGGCATCCAGGCGGAGACTCCGGAGGAGTTGGAAGAGCTGCGGGAGCGGATCGGCCGCACGGGGGCGTCCACCCTCGACGAAGGGGAGACCACCTGCTGCTACCACCACTCGGACAAGCTCTGGGTCACCGACGGCCAGGGAGTTTCCTGGGAAGCGTTCTACACTTCCGGTCGGGCGGACAGCTACTCCGCACCGCAAGATGCTGGTCGCGAGGACGGATGTTGCGCCTCGGACTGCTGCGCGCCGGCGGAGGCCGGTGCCGCTTGA